In Kryptolebias marmoratus isolate JLee-2015 linkage group LG11, ASM164957v2, whole genome shotgun sequence, the following proteins share a genomic window:
- the cald1b gene encoding caldesmon, producing MDDDFDRRMELRRQRREQMRLEAEKLGSPNDDDEEEARERRRRAREERKKMKDLEESGTTDEINTNSVTEANSSTADAGGADDDQVLLERLAKREERRQRRMKEAMERQKELDPTMNSTNGAQEQEQEQEQEQEQEQEQPSISSSKQQETEGEEEKEEKEEKEEKEDEKPAQEEVVDAGTNSCRKEDDNKKEDEKEAEEPTTVVMINEEAEEKNPTTAEAEKPSEQKDAEEEAVPDEDNEEEERKRREEEERQQRETEEKLRLEEEEKQNREMEEKLEREEEERRLKEEEERKRREEEEQREAEESLKREEEERQRKEEEKRKKKEAEEKKKREEEEKPQRFGFKEKTEPAKQNGAFIQNKFKKTEKISRDVVPTAKGDDVERREADRKLQELKQRRNNTESEEFEKMKQKQQDAEMELEELKRKREERRKILEEEERQRKKAQEEKKAKEQEERKRMKEEIEKRRAEAAEKKKQKEEEESTKPAFTISPKGSSKIGEKAEFLSKSAQKSSAARVSHTPIVAKVGNRLEQYTSAIQGNKEVKSPKSPLADIPTGGTRSIKSMWERGNVGGSPESPAPANKDVVGVRGSVAGRVNSWMGKPAAAEKPAAPPPAAAAAETSPPPAAKPAEVKPADVGIKRGMWETKRSATPSKVPVGGKGKFT from the exons GCTTGGTTCCCCCAATGACGATGACGAAGAGGAAGCCCGGGAGCGACGGAGACGCGcgagggaggagaggaagaaaatgaaagacttAGAGGAGTCCGGCACAACTGATGAGATCAACACGAACAG CGTGACGGAGGCCAACTCCTCCACGGCTGATGCTGGAGGAGCAGACGATGACCAGGTTCTGCTGGAGCGTCTGGCCAAGAGGGAGGAGCGCAGGCAGAGGAGAATGAAGGAGGCCATGGAGAGACAGAAGGAGCTTGACCCCACGATGAACTCCACCAACGGCGcccaggagcaggagcaggagcaggagcaggagcaggagcaggagcaggagcagccctccatcagcagcagcaaacagcaggaaacagagggggaggaggagaaggaggagaaggaggagaaggaggagaaggaggacgAGAAGCCTGCTCAGGAGGAGGTTGTAGATGCCGGCACAAACTCCTGTAGGAAAGAAGATGACAACAAAAAGGAGGATGAGAAG GAAGCCGAAGAACCTACAACAGTGGTCATGATAAATGAG GAGGCTGAGGAGAAGAATCCAACAACAGCAGAGGCCGAGAAACCTTCAGAACAGAAAGATGCTGAAGAGGAGGCTGTTCCCGATGAAGACAacgaggaagaagaaagaaagaggagagaggaggaggaaagacagcagagagaaacagaggaaaAGCTGAGGctagaggaggaagagaagcaaaacagagaaatggaggaaaagctggagagggaggaagaagaaaggCGGctaaaagaggaggaggagaggaagaggagagaggaagaagaacagAGAGAAGCGGAAGAGAGTCtgaagagagaggaagaggaaagacaaagaaaagag gaggagaagcgcaaaaagaaagaagctgaagagaagaagaagagagaggag GAGGAGAAACCGCAGAGATTTGGCTTTAAGGAGAAG acCGAACCAGCCAAACAGAACGGAGCTTTCATTCAGAATAAAttcaagaaaacagagaaaatatcaAG GGACGTCGTTCCCACCGCCAAGGGGGATGATGTGGAGCGACGGGAGGCTGACCGcaagctgcaggagctgaagcAGCGGCGAAACAACACGGAGAGCGAGGAGTTCGAGAAGATgaagcagaagcagcaggaTGCCGAgatggagctggaggagctgaagaggaagagggaggagaggagaaagatcctggaggaggaggagaggcagaggaagaaggcgcaggaggagaagaaagccAAGGAGCAG gaggagaggaagaggatgaaggAGGAGATCGAGAAAAGGAGGGCGGAGGCTgcggagaagaagaagcagaaggaggaggaggagtccaCCAAACCTGCTTTTACAATCAGCCCTAAAGGCTCCTCTAAG ATTGGAGAAAAGGCGGAATTTCTGAGCAAATCGGCCCAGAAAAG CTCTGCAGCTAGAGTGTCACACACTCCGATTGTGGCCAAGGTTGGCAACAGATTAGAACAGTACACCTCTGCCATCCAG GGAAACAAAGAAGTAAAATCCCCCAAATCTCCCCTGGCAGATATTCCTACAGGAGGGACGCGCAGCATCAAGAGCATGTGGGAGAGAGGCAACGTCGGCGGCTCCCCTGAAAGTCCAGCTCCTGCAAACAAG GACGTGGTCGGCGTCAGGGGAAGTGTGGCGGGACGCGTGAACAGTTGGATGGGGAAACCTGCGGCAGCGGAGAAGCCAGCGGCAccacctcctgcagcagcagcagcagaaacatcaccACCTCCAGCTGCCAAACCAGCA GAGGTGAAGCCAGCTGATGTCGGGATCAAGCGTGGGATGTGGGAAACCAAGAGGAGCGCCACACCGTCcaag GTGCCAGTTGGAGGGAAAGGCAAGTTTACTTAG